A region from the Sandaracinus amylolyticus genome encodes:
- a CDS encoding tetratricopeptide repeat protein gives MSARSEESAVERLRKQAERAIAAAQGRRVVEPLLERIVSLAPDGSDASVFAHRHLAEYRIEDHPWRALLHLRKVVGAHPDDDVVHALMGLSHALLANFRSAVSAYRRALALAPRNPWYHHNLGHLLDVALDQPATALRHLEFAHRAANPPEHEIAASLAHCLARLGRIDDARETATVAVQGEPRNREHKQLLAWIERGAPEEEGDPRTRRAPVEQQQRARGASPARSASSGRAASTSSRPREADARREVESRSEARAERRTPRPTGERTRGGESRARTEPGVRVRGEDEDAVLPILERVMRDGGFTPEHVARARRLWVDYRETRGSREGRASRRDERAPRAPKPDVCAAAIEYAIARLHGLDGVTRASVARRYGVSARAVSERFDDIQVVLALKPDDPRYARC, from the coding sequence ATGAGCGCGAGGTCGGAGGAGAGCGCCGTGGAGCGTCTGCGCAAGCAGGCGGAGCGCGCGATCGCCGCTGCGCAGGGACGTCGTGTGGTCGAGCCGCTGCTCGAGCGCATCGTGAGCCTCGCGCCCGACGGAAGCGACGCGAGCGTGTTCGCGCATCGCCACCTCGCCGAGTACCGGATCGAAGATCATCCGTGGCGCGCGCTGCTGCATCTGCGGAAGGTCGTCGGCGCGCATCCCGACGACGACGTCGTGCACGCGCTGATGGGTCTCTCGCACGCGCTGCTCGCGAACTTCCGCTCGGCCGTGTCCGCCTACCGTCGCGCGCTCGCGCTCGCGCCGCGCAACCCCTGGTACCACCACAACCTCGGTCACCTTCTCGACGTCGCGCTCGATCAGCCGGCGACCGCGCTGCGTCATCTCGAGTTCGCGCATCGCGCCGCGAACCCGCCCGAGCACGAGATCGCGGCATCGCTCGCGCACTGCCTCGCGCGGCTCGGTCGCATCGACGACGCGCGCGAGACGGCGACCGTCGCGGTGCAAGGCGAGCCGCGCAACCGCGAGCACAAGCAGCTGCTCGCGTGGATCGAGCGCGGCGCACCGGAAGAAGAAGGCGACCCGCGCACGCGTCGCGCGCCGGTCGAGCAGCAGCAGCGCGCACGTGGAGCATCGCCGGCGCGCAGCGCGTCGTCGGGCCGTGCGGCGTCGACGTCGTCGCGTCCGCGCGAGGCCGACGCGCGTCGTGAGGTCGAGTCGCGCAGCGAAGCACGCGCGGAGCGACGCACGCCGCGCCCGACGGGCGAGCGCACGCGCGGTGGTGAATCGCGCGCGCGCACCGAGCCCGGGGTCCGTGTCCGCGGTGAAGACGAGGACGCGGTCCTTCCGATCCTCGAGCGCGTGATGCGCGATGGTGGCTTCACGCCCGAGCACGTGGCGCGCGCGCGACGTCTCTGGGTGGACTACCGCGAGACGCGTGGCTCGCGTGAAGGACGCGCATCGCGTCGCGACGAGCGCGCCCCGCGCGCGCCGAAGCCGGACGTGTGCGCCGCCGCGATCGAGTACGCGATCGCACGCCTGCACGGGCTCGACGGAGTCACGCGCGCGTCGGTCGCGCGCCGCTACGGCGTCAGCGCGCGTGCGGTCTCGGAGCGCTTCGACGACATCCAGGTCGTCCTCGCGCTGAAGCCCGACGATCCGCGCTACGCCCGCTGCTGA
- a CDS encoding DUF192 domain-containing protein produces the protein MTRTLAVTAALAMIAACSGGEASRGGSADEPRRAAPAPASGDDERAQREAPPRPRVILAREGAEPVTVEVEVARTPAQTSHGLMYRRELAPERGMLFLFARERQRSFWMRDTFIPLDMIFITSGMRVLGIVENAEPRTDDPREVEGVSQFVLEVNAGFARAHGIEVGAEVRFEEVGEVPAASGRHDDEAIEDEDDDDLVIEEWE, from the coding sequence ATGACGAGGACGCTCGCCGTGACCGCTGCGCTCGCGATGATCGCCGCATGCTCGGGAGGCGAGGCCTCGCGCGGGGGGAGCGCGGACGAGCCGCGTCGCGCGGCGCCGGCTCCGGCGAGCGGCGACGACGAGCGCGCGCAGCGCGAGGCGCCGCCGCGTCCGCGCGTGATCCTCGCGCGCGAAGGCGCGGAGCCGGTGACCGTCGAGGTCGAGGTCGCGCGCACGCCCGCGCAGACGTCGCACGGGCTCATGTACCGGCGCGAGCTCGCGCCCGAGCGCGGCATGCTCTTCTTGTTCGCGCGGGAGCGACAGCGGAGCTTCTGGATGCGCGACACGTTCATCCCGCTCGACATGATCTTCATCACGAGCGGGATGCGCGTGCTCGGCATCGTGGAGAACGCCGAGCCGCGGACCGACGACCCGCGCGAGGTCGAGGGCGTCTCGCAGTTCGTGCTCGAGGTCAACGCGGGGTTCGCGCGCGCGCACGGCATCGAGGTCGGCGCGGAGGTGCGCTTCGAAGAGGTCGGCGAGGTGCCCGCCGCGAGCGGGCGACACGACGACGAAGCGATCGAAGACGAAGACGACGACGACCTGGTGATCGAGGAGTGGGAGTGA
- a CDS encoding class I SAM-dependent methyltransferase, with translation MSAHDARAKRYYDDFSSTYDRGRDEGYHALVDRLESQIVIDHARDADVLEVGCGTGLVLARVAPHAARCVGVDLSAGMIAQARARGLDVARGSATALPFRDASFDVVYSFKVLAHVPAIERALEEIARVTRPGGHMLLEFYNAWSLRYVARRLAGARRIGRAHTEADVETRWDSPRAIRRMLPRGTELVDMRGVRVVTPAAFVHRVPLVSTLFARAEEHASRSMLRTLGGFLVAVVRRR, from the coding sequence ATGAGCGCTCACGACGCGCGCGCGAAGCGCTACTACGACGACTTCAGCAGCACCTACGATCGCGGTCGCGACGAGGGCTATCACGCGCTCGTCGATCGCCTCGAGTCGCAGATCGTGATCGATCACGCGCGCGACGCCGACGTGCTCGAGGTCGGCTGCGGCACCGGGCTCGTGCTCGCACGCGTCGCGCCGCACGCGGCGCGCTGCGTCGGCGTCGATCTCTCCGCGGGGATGATCGCGCAGGCTCGCGCACGCGGGCTCGACGTGGCGCGTGGGAGCGCGACGGCGCTGCCGTTCCGCGACGCGTCCTTCGACGTCGTCTACTCGTTCAAGGTGCTCGCGCACGTGCCGGCGATCGAGCGCGCGCTCGAGGAGATCGCGCGCGTCACGCGGCCCGGCGGGCACATGCTGCTCGAGTTCTACAACGCGTGGAGCCTGCGCTACGTCGCGCGTCGTCTCGCGGGCGCGCGACGCATCGGTCGCGCGCACACCGAGGCCGACGTCGAGACGCGCTGGGACTCGCCGCGCGCCATCCGTCGCATGCTCCCGAGGGGCACCGAGCTCGTCGACATGCGAGGTGTTCGGGTGGTCACGCCCGCTGCGTTCGTGCATCGCGTTCCGCTCGTCTCGACGCTCTTCGCGCGCGCCGAAGAGCACGCGAGCCGATCGATGCTGCGCACGCTCGGAGGCTTCCTCGTCGCGGTCGTCCGTCGACGTTGA
- a CDS encoding HEAT repeat domain-containing protein has translation MRIQTFLAVLLAATLGFSAVIASPDRASAQQPRQRGQRRAAQSAQPSEGTAEGPIAPAPTIADLGTIVPRLQSTNPDEVREAIDLLSVIDRREVVAPLADLLRSGQPDAITDRALEALRGLEDPTSLDVLTEFTRHRRVGARRRAYQAIAAIEDRRVTTLLEQGLRDSDRSVRAAVALALGNIGSRGSVDVLFRAFDRGVVEAAVAIGKLGDGRSVERFSQHLGQQPLSVMLSGYEQFLRRTDIDEDVKVQIVNRLGEVSGRTVREFLAQELTRLGDRDRSRYRQVVQDTLRRIPVDGDTRRTTTVGGPGAPATSTTTGGAQ, from the coding sequence ATGCGCATCCAGACGTTCCTGGCCGTGCTGCTGGCGGCCACGCTGGGCTTCTCGGCGGTGATCGCCTCGCCCGATCGCGCTTCCGCGCAGCAGCCCCGACAGCGCGGCCAGCGTCGCGCCGCGCAGTCCGCGCAGCCGAGCGAAGGCACCGCCGAAGGCCCCATCGCACCCGCGCCGACGATCGCCGACCTCGGCACGATCGTCCCGCGGCTGCAGAGCACGAACCCCGACGAGGTGCGCGAAGCGATCGACCTGCTGAGCGTCATCGATCGCCGCGAGGTGGTCGCGCCGCTCGCCGATCTGCTCCGCTCGGGGCAGCCCGACGCGATCACGGATCGCGCGCTCGAGGCGCTGCGCGGCCTCGAGGACCCGACGTCGCTCGACGTGCTCACCGAGTTCACGCGCCACCGCCGCGTCGGCGCGCGCCGCCGCGCGTACCAGGCGATCGCGGCGATCGAGGACCGTCGCGTCACGACGCTGCTCGAGCAGGGTCTGCGCGACAGCGATCGAAGCGTGCGCGCGGCCGTCGCGCTCGCGCTCGGCAACATCGGATCGCGCGGCTCGGTCGACGTGCTCTTCCGCGCGTTCGATCGCGGCGTGGTCGAGGCCGCGGTCGCGATCGGCAAGCTCGGCGACGGGCGCAGCGTCGAGCGCTTCTCGCAGCACCTCGGGCAGCAGCCGCTCTCGGTCATGCTCAGCGGCTACGAGCAGTTCCTGCGCCGCACCGACATCGACGAGGACGTGAAGGTGCAGATCGTGAACCGGCTCGGCGAGGTGTCCGGCCGCACGGTGCGCGAGTTCCTCGCGCAGGAGCTCACGCGGCTCGGCGATCGCGATCGCAGCCGCTACAGGCAGGTGGTGCAGGACACGCTGCGCCGCATCCCGGTGGACGGAGACACGCGGCGCACCACCACGGTCGGTGGGCCCGGGGCGCCGGCCACCTCGACGACGACGGGAGGTGCGCAGTGA
- a CDS encoding J domain-containing protein, translating into MLERAGASGELEASAREGRAKIVIREGRVIAIDAPSASAPRLGHLLVGSGVDAAAVERAAATRGSGVRVGDAVVRAGLAGQGAISHALRVQLRARVRSIAAWDGVELRFERCAPRARAHEEPSRAGELLLGAMRDALAGATVPSVRDRIGAGSLVLTPLGEALVGGAPLWPDEQALAAVLRRPSTLDALERACRGSDRAFRLLLALRVLEGAAPPPPGRDTLSLLARKSREIRRATSAEALLDLPRGARPDEARAAWRKLAATLHPDRFAHGAPEPLIRVSNEVACAINGAARALRAAR; encoded by the coding sequence ATGCTCGAGCGTGCCGGCGCGAGCGGTGAGCTCGAGGCGAGCGCGCGCGAGGGCCGCGCGAAGATCGTGATCCGCGAGGGCCGAGTGATCGCGATCGATGCGCCGTCGGCGTCCGCGCCGCGCCTCGGTCATCTGCTCGTCGGATCCGGCGTCGATGCGGCCGCGGTCGAACGCGCCGCCGCGACGCGCGGATCGGGCGTGCGCGTCGGGGACGCGGTCGTGCGTGCGGGGCTCGCGGGGCAGGGCGCGATCAGCCACGCGCTGCGCGTGCAGCTCCGCGCTCGAGTGCGATCGATCGCGGCGTGGGACGGAGTCGAGCTGCGTTTCGAGCGGTGCGCACCGCGCGCTCGCGCGCACGAGGAGCCGAGCCGCGCCGGCGAGCTCCTGCTCGGTGCGATGCGCGATGCGCTCGCGGGCGCGACGGTCCCCTCGGTGCGTGATCGAATCGGTGCGGGCTCGCTGGTCCTCACGCCGCTCGGTGAGGCGCTGGTCGGCGGCGCGCCGCTCTGGCCCGACGAGCAAGCGCTCGCCGCCGTGCTGCGCCGCCCGTCGACCCTCGATGCGCTCGAGCGCGCATGCCGCGGGAGCGACCGTGCGTTCCGACTCCTGCTCGCGCTGCGCGTGCTCGAGGGCGCGGCGCCGCCTCCGCCGGGGCGCGACACGCTCTCGCTGCTCGCCCGGAAGTCGCGCGAGATCCGCCGCGCGACGAGCGCCGAGGCGCTGCTCGATCTCCCGCGCGGCGCGCGCCCCGACGAAGCGCGCGCGGCGTGGCGAAAGCTCGCTGCGACGCTGCACCCGGATCGCTTCGCGCACGGCGCGCCCGAGCCGCTGATCCGCGTGTCGAACGAGGTCGCGTGCGCGATCAACGGCGCGGCTCGCGCCCTGCGCGCGGCGCGCTGA
- a CDS encoding glycosyltransferase family 4 protein, with protein MATILMISKPIEPPWNDGSKTLVRDLAGSMERHVPIVMATRGSSFSPPRAKVERTFGDHARGHALPPREALRVLARVAVGEGDVAHFFFQPNPRTSIVAKTLSRARRRPTVHTVSSAPRDDLDARRVLFADRTVVLSRHTEARVRDAGVRGVVRIAPAVAPIDVPSDDARRATRAHFELPRDAPLIVFPGDLERGDGATHLIESLASLRDVVLALAYRQKSERSREAERALRARAEELGVASRVRWIGETPQILALLGAADVVALPTRDLGAKVDLPLVLIEAMWQARPVIVASRCAAEELADDGAALAIEPTRDALVEALRRWLDDASARASIGARARDAAERRHHPRAMAAAYESLYDELLR; from the coding sequence ATGGCGACCATCCTGATGATCTCGAAGCCCATCGAGCCTCCGTGGAACGATGGCAGCAAGACCCTGGTGAGGGACCTCGCGGGCTCGATGGAGCGCCACGTCCCGATCGTGATGGCGACACGCGGCTCGTCGTTCAGCCCGCCGCGCGCGAAGGTCGAGCGCACGTTCGGCGATCACGCGCGCGGTCATGCGCTGCCGCCGCGCGAGGCGCTGCGCGTGCTCGCGCGCGTCGCGGTGGGGGAGGGCGACGTCGCGCACTTCTTCTTCCAGCCGAACCCGCGCACGTCGATCGTCGCGAAGACGCTTTCGCGCGCGCGGCGACGTCCGACGGTGCACACGGTGTCGAGCGCGCCGCGCGACGATCTCGACGCACGACGCGTGCTGTTCGCGGATCGCACGGTGGTGCTCTCGCGACACACCGAAGCGCGGGTGCGCGATGCCGGCGTGCGGGGCGTGGTGCGCATCGCGCCCGCGGTCGCGCCGATCGACGTGCCGAGCGACGACGCACGACGCGCGACGCGCGCGCACTTCGAGCTCCCGCGCGACGCGCCGCTGATCGTGTTCCCCGGTGACCTCGAGCGCGGTGATGGCGCGACGCACCTGATCGAGTCGCTCGCCTCGCTGCGCGACGTGGTGCTCGCGCTCGCGTACCGCCAGAAGAGCGAGCGCTCGCGCGAGGCCGAGCGCGCGCTGCGGGCACGCGCGGAGGAGCTCGGTGTCGCGTCCCGCGTGCGATGGATCGGCGAGACGCCGCAGATCCTCGCGCTGCTCGGCGCGGCCGACGTCGTCGCGCTGCCGACGCGCGACCTCGGCGCGAAGGTCGATCTGCCGCTCGTGCTGATCGAGGCGATGTGGCAGGCGCGCCCGGTGATCGTCGCATCGCGCTGCGCCGCGGAGGAGCTCGCGGACGACGGAGCCGCGCTCGCGATCGAGCCCACTCGCGACGCCCTCGTCGAGGCGCTGCGTCGATGGCTCGACGACGCGAGCGCGCGCGCATCGATCGGCGCCCGCGCGAGGGACGCTGCCGAGCGACGCCACCATCCGCGCGCGATGGCCGCGGCGTACGAGTCGCTCTACGACGAGCTCCTGCGATGA
- a CDS encoding peptidylprolyl isomerase, giving the protein MRRGNAVIAAVIALSGLYGCECETGATSGGEVTGEQGGGGASATKQPTIGVTEDGEQIVFAGRTGARSATKQTPDRLVREPTEPDPEGGDFTLDEAVEGMPIDGQLVAEISTDLGTLFCDLYADRAPRTVANFIGLARGRRAWWDARAGIWRRQPYYRDTTFHRVIPEFVIQGGDYLGDGSGTIGYTIPFEPHETLAHDRAGRLAMATTEGRDTGAAQFYVLDGPAPQLDGTATVFGQCRPEDVVAMIARVPQSGDPDNRPLTPVRIARVLIQRVEGGAASARITTPQLPPGEPAVGRGASPGPSELRTLEGMRRRREEAAEQLRQQRPE; this is encoded by the coding sequence ATGCGTCGAGGGAACGCGGTGATCGCAGCGGTGATCGCGCTGAGCGGCCTGTACGGCTGCGAGTGCGAGACGGGCGCGACGTCGGGCGGAGAGGTCACGGGCGAGCAGGGCGGCGGCGGCGCGAGCGCGACGAAGCAGCCGACGATCGGCGTGACCGAGGACGGCGAGCAGATCGTGTTCGCGGGGCGGACCGGCGCGCGCAGCGCGACCAAGCAGACGCCGGATCGTCTCGTGCGCGAGCCCACCGAGCCCGATCCCGAGGGCGGCGACTTCACGCTCGACGAGGCGGTCGAGGGCATGCCGATCGACGGGCAGCTCGTCGCGGAGATCTCGACCGACCTCGGCACGCTGTTCTGCGATCTCTACGCGGATCGCGCGCCGCGTACGGTCGCGAACTTCATCGGTCTCGCGCGCGGTCGGCGCGCGTGGTGGGACGCGCGCGCGGGGATCTGGCGTCGCCAGCCGTACTACCGCGACACGACGTTCCACCGTGTGATCCCCGAGTTCGTCATCCAGGGCGGCGACTATCTCGGCGATGGCAGCGGGACGATCGGCTACACGATCCCGTTCGAGCCGCACGAGACGCTCGCGCACGATCGCGCGGGGCGGCTCGCGATGGCGACGACCGAAGGACGCGACACCGGGGCCGCGCAGTTCTACGTGCTCGACGGCCCCGCGCCGCAGCTCGACGGCACGGCGACGGTGTTCGGTCAGTGCCGCCCCGAGGACGTCGTGGCGATGATCGCGCGCGTGCCGCAGAGCGGCGATCCCGACAACCGACCGCTCACGCCGGTGCGCATCGCGCGCGTGCTGATCCAGCGCGTCGAGGGTGGTGCCGCGTCGGCGCGGATCACGACGCCGCAGCTTCCGCCGGGCGAGCCCGCGGTCGGTCGCGGCGCGAGCCCCGGGCCCAGCGAGCTGCGCACGCTCGAGGGCATGCGCCGCCGTCGCGAAGAAGCGGCCGAGCAGCTGCGCCAGCAGCGCCCGGAGTGA